A stretch of Helicobacter pylori DNA encodes these proteins:
- a CDS encoding integrase: MAKTLKPNLDKDELNTLYKANLAYAKNTHEHYFKFKKDLDYKLFNPSIMHEQGSISFVGGQGAKRLLDILYKLAFNAKSNKIALDRHYAKMFLQVVARTLRKNVNILEEQGFIEVIKGKQRYLYVYLKDYRELEGYNYVGTNQKNNIPSPFFLQIMRFLEKFAKEIERVKINNKECVMHIPSQELMQRVNNVVLKFTPISNPNTTYTLSYKDLTNKDIPSNLCFYQTAIVKKNLLKALKDKECVGEPINNSPKVSNYFQESA, encoded by the coding sequence ATGGCAAAGACATTAAAACCTAATTTAGATAAAGATGAGTTAAACACACTTTATAAGGCAAATCTTGCTTATGCTAAAAACACGCATGAGCATTATTTCAAATTTAAAAAAGATTTAGACTACAAACTCTTTAATCCTAGCATTATGCATGAGCAAGGTTCTATAAGCTTTGTAGGCGGACAAGGAGCTAAAAGATTATTAGACATACTCTACAAGCTCGCATTTAATGCTAAGTCTAATAAGATTGCCCTAGATAGACATTACGCCAAAATGTTTTTGCAAGTTGTAGCAAGAACTCTAAGAAAGAATGTCAATATATTAGAAGAGCAAGGTTTTATTGAAGTCATTAAAGGAAAACAAAGATACTTGTATGTGTATCTTAAAGATTACAGAGAATTAGAGGGCTATAACTACGTAGGAACTAATCAAAAGAACAATATCCCATCGCCTTTTTTCTTACAGATTATGCGTTTCTTAGAAAAGTTTGCCAAAGAAATTGAGAGAGTAAAAATTAACAACAAAGAATGTGTTATGCATATTCCTAGCCAAGAGCTTATGCAAAGAGTTAATAATGTTGTTTTAAAATTCACGCCTATTTCTAATCCTAATACCACTTACACTTTATCATACAAGGATTTAACAAACAAAGACATTCCTTCTAATCTTTGTTTCTATCAAACAGCCATTGTGAAGAAAAATCTCTTAAAGGCTTTAAAAGACAAAGAATGTGTAGGCGAACCTATTAACAACTCACCCAAAGTTTCAAACTACTTTCAAGAGAGTGCTTAA
- a CDS encoding collagen-like protein yields MKKKSNVFKILMSLCVALSNSHALVIQTMQDWNLRKNSEFKALVVVGNKVQENTIAMGNYKVSKNRANLSISVTHIKKGNDYKTLQSPPNAIKEIKSKLVLKKGTRIVLGGENDSEMSNAIGVSKSAYVSSKNGKGFSGSGASGMGYASGYGDTSNNAGSNGTSANGVNGTSGDNGAKGENGSSGANGANGTSGYQGVGSNPFPPIAGSGNGSSGSSNSGYTPFMSGDGGIGGMGGGFIPFPYSPGLQNGSGANGINGTNGIDGTSGANGSNSANGGTASTDSHYTNEFCTAPIRNGNTMNIDIVDRNGSCFKMQAFRNDNVCQYNYDFENMKAIKQTQFYFINRENKSINIGGCVDLYGEQFEFPMYEDANKCKLDTTTNKGYGSGMASFFQTEILFRGLDNLIHVAKPCTDFANVQEQLVKYDNDPSTRTVQRVIDQYYINPITKEKVFISHDVVSPLKFSYQTYACGKWQFDNAKLEAYRPTQIRIFDTVSNQYYNVTGCDYTSDMGKVPKIIQPYTKINVESSVKGEDVGDLDTISGSNYDLPQYTTFEIQEMSLNSSQWITTSYCDDGWGSWTKTHSYTGYSQGNLRTLAKWVTRYQTINQGTTIGYIRPRNEGDSDAVYDTYKYYYVSQAQKTLKRFPSTIYVNTPNLSDEYRKNFELTVLSQNLNLNNGVKQLINTQEFTNWQATYYRPNGNGNLCMSYNFSSGNAWKPSTKGKYCSWAQTPNANYSCASHNNWVVPNN; encoded by the coding sequence ATGAAGAAGAAATCTAATGTGTTTAAAATTTTAATGAGTTTATGTGTAGCACTTTCAAATAGCCATGCTCTTGTCATTCAGACTATGCAAGATTGGAATTTAAGAAAAAATAGCGAATTTAAGGCTTTAGTTGTTGTGGGTAATAAGGTGCAAGAAAATACCATTGCTATGGGTAATTACAAGGTTTCTAAAAACAGAGCTAATCTTTCTATTAGTGTAACGCATATTAAAAAGGGCAATGATTATAAGACCTTACAAAGCCCCCCAAACGCCATTAAAGAAATTAAAAGCAAACTGGTTCTTAAAAAAGGCACAAGGATTGTCTTAGGCGGTGAAAACGATAGTGAGATGTCTAATGCCATAGGGGTGAGTAAAAGTGCTTATGTCTCTAGTAAAAATGGCAAAGGTTTTAGTGGGAGTGGGGCAAGTGGCATGGGATATGCAAGTGGTTATGGAGACACAAGCAATAACGCTGGCTCTAATGGTACAAGTGCAAATGGAGTAAATGGCACTTCTGGTGATAATGGGGCTAAAGGGGAAAATGGAAGTAGTGGAGCAAATGGAGCTAATGGCACAAGTGGTTATCAAGGCGTAGGCTCTAACCCATTCCCCCCAATTGCTGGGAGTGGAAATGGCTCTAGTGGGAGTTCTAATAGTGGCTATACCCCCTTTATGAGTGGAGACGGAGGTATAGGAGGCATGGGAGGGGGCTTTATTCCTTTCCCTTATTCTCCCGGACTTCAAAATGGTAGTGGTGCTAATGGAATTAATGGCACTAATGGAATTGATGGCACAAGCGGAGCTAATGGGAGTAATAGTGCTAATGGAGGCACTGCTAGTACAGATAGCCATTATACCAATGAATTTTGCACCGCTCCTATTAGAAATGGCAATACGATGAATATAGACATTGTGGATAGAAATGGCTCTTGCTTTAAAATGCAAGCTTTTAGAAATGACAATGTCTGTCAATACAACTACGACTTTGAAAATATGAAAGCCATTAAGCAAACACAATTTTATTTTATCAACAGAGAAAACAAAAGTATTAACATTGGGGGTTGTGTGGATTTATATGGGGAGCAATTTGAATTTCCTATGTATGAAGATGCCAATAAATGCAAGCTAGATACCACCACTAATAAAGGCTATGGAAGTGGCATGGCAAGTTTTTTTCAAACAGAAATTTTATTTCGTGGGCTTGATAACTTAATCCATGTAGCTAAACCTTGCACTGATTTTGCAAATGTGCAAGAACAATTAGTTAAATACGATAATGACCCAAGCACTCGCACTGTTCAAAGAGTGATTGATCAATACTATATTAACCCCATTACTAAAGAAAAAGTCTTTATCAGTCATGATGTGGTTAGTCCTTTAAAATTTAGCTACCAAACTTATGCGTGCGGTAAATGGCAGTTTGATAACGCTAAATTAGAGGCTTATCGCCCCACTCAAATTCGTATCTTTGATACGGTGTCTAACCAATACTACAATGTAACAGGCTGTGATTACACTTCTGATATGGGTAAAGTGCCTAAAATTATCCAACCTTATACCAAAATCAATGTAGAAAGTAGCGTTAAAGGCGAAGATGTAGGCGATTTAGACACTATTAGTGGCTCAAATTATGATTTGCCACAATATACCACTTTTGAAATTCAAGAAATGTCTTTAAATAGCAGTCAATGGATAACCACTTCTTATTGTGATGATGGATGGGGGTCTTGGACTAAAACACACAGCTATACAGGCTATTCTCAAGGTAATTTACGCACCCTAGCTAAGTGGGTTACACGATATCAGACTATCAATCAAGGCACTACGATTGGATATATCCGCCCTAGAAATGAGGGCGATAGTGATGCTGTGTATGACACCTATAAGTATTACTATGTCTCACAAGCTCAAAAAACACTCAAACGCTTTCCATCCACTATCTATGTGAATACCCCTAATTTAAGCGATGAGTATCGCAAAAATTTTGAACTCACTGTATTAAGCCAAAATCTTAATCTCAATAATGGTGTTAAACAACTCATTAACACACAAGAATTTACCAATTGGCAAGCGACTTATTATCGCCCTAATGGGAATGGCAATCTTTGTATGAGTTATAACTTTAGCTCTGGAAATGCTTGGAAACCTAGCACTAAGGGTAAATATTGCTCATGGGCGCAGACGCCTAATGCTAATTACTCATGCGCTTCGCACAACAATTGGGTTGTCCCAAACAATTAA
- a CDS encoding TrbC/VirB2 family protein, whose translation MKKLRHFRKLIAFLGFSPLLLQADMTTFFNSIEQQLTSPTAKGILMVIFLGLAIFIWKNLDRWKEILMTVLAIAIGAAIFFKAPALANWFMSIF comes from the coding sequence ATGAAAAAATTAAGGCATTTTAGAAAGCTTATCGCCTTTTTAGGTTTTTCACCTCTTTTATTACAAGCGGATATGACTACCTTTTTTAATTCCATTGAACAACAGCTCACTAGCCCTACGGCTAAAGGCATTTTAATGGTTATTTTTTTAGGACTTGCTATTTTCATATGGAAAAACTTAGATAGATGGAAAGAAATTTTAATGACCGTGCTTGCTATTGCAATTGGTGCTGCAATCTTTTTTAAAGCCCCAGCCTTAGCTAACTGGTTTATGAGTATTTTTTAA
- the csd3 gene encoding peptidoglycan DD-metalloendopeptidase Csd3, which produces MVFFHKKIILNFIYSLIVAFLFPLSYGVLLKADGMAKKQTLLVGERLVWDKLTLLGFLEKNHIPQKLYYNLSSQDKELSAEIQSNVTYYTLRDANNTLIQALIPISQDLQIHIYKKGEDYFLDFIPIVFTRKERTLLLSLQTSPYQDIVKATNDPLLANQLMNAYKKSVPFKRLVKNDKIAIVYTRDYRVGQAFGQPTIKMAMVSSRLHQYYLFSHSNGRYYDSKAQEVAGFLLETPVKYTRISSPFSYGRFHPVLKVRRPHYGVDYAAKHGSLIHSASDGRVGFIGVKVGYGKVVEIHLNELRLVYAHMSSFAKGLKKGSFVRKGQIIGRVGSTGLSTGPHLHFGVYKNSRPINPLGYIRTAKSKLYGKQREVFLEKAQHSKQKLEELFKTHSFEKNSFYLLEGF; this is translated from the coding sequence ATGGTATTTTTTCATAAGAAAATTATTTTAAATTTTATCTATTCTTTAATAGTTGCTTTTTTATTCCCTTTATCCTATGGGGTTCTTTTAAAAGCCGATGGAATGGCTAAAAAGCAAACTTTATTGGTGGGCGAAAGGCTTGTGTGGGATAAGCTCACGCTGTTAGGGTTTTTAGAAAAAAACCATATTCCCCAAAAACTCTACTACAACCTAAGCTCTCAAGATAAAGAATTGAGCGCTGAAATCCAAAGCAATGTTACCTACTACACTTTAAGAGATGCAAATAACACGCTCATTCAAGCCCTTATCCCTATAAGCCAGGATTTGCAAATCCATATTTACAAAAAAGGGGAGGATTATTTTTTAGACTTTATCCCCATTGTTTTCACTCGTAAAGAAAGAACCCTCCTTCTTTCCTTACAAACTTCGCCCTATCAAGATATTGTCAAAGCCACCAATGACCCCCTTTTAGCCAACCAATTGATGAACGCGTATAAAAAAAGCGTGCCTTTTAAACGCCTAGTGAAAAACGATAAAATCGCTATCGTTTATACAAGGGATTATCGTGTGGGGCAAGCGTTTGGCCAGCCGACCATTAAAATGGCAATGGTTAGCTCTCGTTTGCACCAATACTATCTTTTTTCCCATTCAAACGGGCGTTATTATGACTCAAAAGCACAAGAAGTAGCAGGGTTTTTACTAGAAACCCCGGTGAAATACACCCGCATTTCTTCGCCTTTTTCTTATGGGAGGTTCCATCCTGTTTTAAAAGTCAGACGGCCTCATTACGGCGTGGATTATGCGGCTAAACATGGCAGCTTGATCCATTCAGCATCAGACGGCCGTGTGGGTTTTATAGGGGTTAAGGTAGGGTATGGGAAGGTGGTTGAAATCCATTTGAATGAATTGCGCTTGGTGTATGCTCACATGAGTTCTTTTGCTAAGGGGTTGAAAAAAGGCTCGTTCGTTAGAAAAGGACAAATCATAGGCAGAGTGGGAAGCACGGGTTTAAGCACCGGGCCGCATTTGCATTTTGGCGTGTATAAAAACTCCCGCCCTATCAATCCTTTAGGCTATATCCGCACCGCTAAAAGCAAATTATACGGCAAGCAAAGAGAGGTTTTTTTAGAAAAAGCTCAGCATTCTAAGCAAAAATTAGAAGAACTTTTTAAAACCCATTCTTTTGAAAAAAATTCATTTTATCTTTTAGAGGGTTTTTAA
- a CDS encoding NUDIX hydrolase, which yields MSYFKNIFNQKSLVDDSSVYLEPCSGSNFIELKRMHYNEENTKKTWDIIKSLDSVAILLYEKESDCFVIVKQFRPAIYARNFYFKRDQDQNIDGYTYELCAGLVDKANKSLEEIACEEALEECGYQISPKNLETIGQFYSATGLSGSLQTLYYAEVHKNLKVSKGGGIDAEKIEVLFLERSKALDFIMDFQYAKTTGLSLAILWHLKKFKNV from the coding sequence ATGTCTTATTTTAAGAATATTTTCAATCAAAAATCTTTAGTGGATGATTCCAGTGTGTATTTAGAGCCTTGTTCTGGCTCTAATTTTATAGAATTAAAGCGCATGCATTATAATGAAGAGAATACTAAGAAAACATGGGATATTATTAAGTCTTTAGACAGCGTGGCTATTTTGCTTTATGAAAAAGAATCCGATTGCTTTGTGATTGTGAAACAATTCCGCCCAGCCATTTATGCTCGTAATTTTTATTTTAAGCGCGATCAAGATCAAAATATTGACGGATACACTTATGAATTGTGCGCGGGGCTTGTGGATAAGGCTAATAAGAGTTTAGAAGAAATCGCTTGCGAAGAAGCGCTAGAAGAATGCGGTTATCAAATTAGCCCTAAAAATTTAGAAACCATAGGCCAATTTTATAGCGCGACCGGCTTGAGCGGGAGTTTGCAAACGCTCTATTACGCTGAAGTGCATAAGAATTTGAAGGTTTCAAAGGGTGGGGGGATTGATGCAGAAAAGATTGAAGTGCTGTTTTTAGAGCGATCAAAAGCTCTTGATTTTATAATGGATTTTCAATACGCTAAAACCACCGGATTGTCTTTAGCCATTTTATGGCATTTAAAAAAGTTTAAAAATGTTTAA
- a CDS encoding DNA type IV secretion system protein ComB10 — protein sequence MKQSLLKKIGLGVGGFVVLMALGLLANKGSNNNNKEEIFQVSESKFPLSDYFFEEVKEEPKEKAKEIPEVTTQEPTTQTSPNPSVSANPNIKDYSHLNNNLNQQNNTITHLQQVLQSPSKIKPKPKHTKEQLEFLNTRLKPLEPTKPAAKPETEYGVDSFTNLKYKDIGTNEHKLLRTITADRMIPAFLITPISSQIAGKVTAQVESDIFASMGRAVLIPKGSKVIGYYNNNNQIGQYRLNIAWTRIITPQGINIMLTNARGADVKGYNGLVGKYISRNFQRYGIPLLTNTLSNGLLIGITSALANRQNRNGDGNPFFGDYLLMQLTRNTGMGINQVINQMLRQYGAQNPIIIIREGSRVFISPNLDIFIPKPKDGEVLAEFFKEKKPPIKTKEEINNEEEI from the coding sequence ATGAAACAATCCTTGCTTAAAAAGATAGGCTTAGGTGTTGGGGGCTTTGTTGTTTTAATGGCATTAGGATTGCTTGCTAATAAAGGCTCAAACAATAACAATAAAGAAGAAATCTTCCAGGTAAGTGAGAGTAAATTCCCTTTAAGTGATTATTTCTTTGAAGAAGTCAAAGAAGAGCCAAAAGAAAAAGCCAAAGAAATACCAGAAGTAACTACCCAAGAGCCTACAACACAAACTAGCCCCAATCCTAGTGTTTCAGCTAATCCTAACATTAAAGATTATAGTCATCTTAACAACAATCTTAATCAGCAAAATAATACTATCACGCATTTACAACAAGTTTTACAAAGCCCCTCTAAAATAAAGCCTAAACCAAAGCATACTAAAGAGCAATTAGAATTTTTAAACACACGCCTTAAACCTTTAGAACCAACTAAACCAGCCGCTAAGCCTGAGACGGAATACGGCGTGGATAGTTTTACTAATTTAAAATATAAAGACATCGGCACTAATGAGCATAAGCTTTTAAGAACTATAACCGCTGATAGAATGATACCAGCCTTTTTAATCACGCCTATTAGCTCTCAAATTGCTGGAAAAGTAACCGCCCAAGTAGAGAGCGATATATTTGCTTCTATGGGTAGAGCGGTGCTAATCCCTAAAGGCTCTAAGGTTATAGGCTATTACAATAATAACAATCAAATTGGACAATACCGCCTTAACATTGCTTGGACTAGAATTATCACGCCTCAAGGCATAAACATCATGCTCACTAACGCAAGGGGGGCTGATGTGAAGGGTTATAATGGCTTAGTAGGCAAATACATTAGCCGAAACTTTCAACGCTATGGTATCCCCTTACTCACTAACACGCTCTCTAATGGTCTTTTAATAGGAATTACTTCAGCCTTAGCTAATAGGCAAAATAGAAATGGTGATGGCAACCCTTTTTTTGGGGATTACTTGCTTATGCAACTCACTAGAAATACAGGCATGGGCATCAATCAAGTTATCAATCAAATGCTAAGGCAATATGGAGCGCAAAACCCCATTATCATCATTAGAGAGGGGAGCAGAGTGTTTATTAGCCCTAATTTAGACATCTTTATCCCTAAACCAAAAGATGGGGAGGTTTTAGCGGAGTTCTTTAAAGAGAAAAAACCCCCAATCAAAACAAAAGAGGAAATTAACAATGAAGAAGAAATCTAA